In Flavobacterium luteolum, the DNA window TCTAAATCGTTTTTATGTGAAGAAGTAGAAATCATAACGACTGGAATTCCTTTATAATTCTCATTCAATTTCAGCCTTTTCAAACATTCCCACCCATTCATTATAGGCATATTCAAATCCAGAAAGACAATCCCTGGAATTTCTTCTTGTTTTTCGAGTAATTTTAGTGCTTCGCTTCCATTTTCGGCACAATGACAAATAATACTTTTATCTATATCTGCCAGCGCTTCACAAAACATTTCTGCATCATCCTGATCATCATCTGCCAATAAAATTATCTTTTTCCCCATAGGTTTTAATTAAATGTCTTTTTCTTTTTGTTCAAATGGCAGTGTTATGCTAAAAACTGCTCCTTTATCAGCAATT includes these proteins:
- a CDS encoding response regulator; protein product: MGKKIILLADDDQDDAEMFCEALADIDKSIICHCAENGSEALKLLEKQEEIPGIVFLDLNMPIMNGWECLKRLKLNENYKGIPVVMISTSSHKNDLEAAANLGAVCYFVKPTDFKDLKKVLGSITSNLDKGLKKSLFDLEKNKFLHVFTAE